The nucleotide sequence CCGATTCCGACTGAGGGTCGGAGGCGAGATTGTCCAACATGCCGATGTTCCGTATTGACGGGGTGGCGCGCATGTTCTCTTTTTGTTCTCAAAGAGTCAAGGCGGCAATCACGTCAAGGCGACAATCACGTCAAGACGACAATCACGTCATGCGACAATCGCATCAAGACGACAATCACCATGCCGTATTGAAACGCCGCGCTGAAAACAGATCCAGAAAACGCGCATCAACGAAACGCATCAAGCGAACGCGCTGCATCGGCCCGGCACGCAGAGACAAACCTGTGACGTCACACGCAGCCGCAAGCCGTGGTGCAAACCGGCGCGCGGGAAAGCCCGGAGCGCGCTCCGGGCTTTGCATGTGTTCGTGCCTTGAAGTGTTGATCCGTGAGATCGCGTGTCCCGTTACCAGGGATTGTACGGATTCATATCGACAGGGTTCGGATCGTTCCTGTGATTGCGCTGATAGGCGCGCGCGCGATAGTAGCCCGGCCCGTAGACGGGCTCGGCATAATAGACAGGGCCGCCGTAACCGTAACCATAGGCCGGCTCGCCGTAATAGGCTGGCCCGCCGTAATAGGCGTAGGAGTTGGAGGCGGCGGCGCCGGCAATGAGCGCGCCGGCGGCAATGCCGAATCCGATCGCGGCCGCGTTACGGCCGCTGCGGGCCTCGGCGGCGGGAGCGGACATCACGGCGACGGTGGCGACCGTCGCCAATGCAACTGCAATCTTTTTCATGACCTAATTCCTTTCGTAACCTCGCAATCAACAGGCGAGCCCGGAGAATGTTCCCGCGGCCTCGTCGCGGCGGATGGGCAACCTGCCGGAAATAAGATGAACGGCGGTGGAACGAAACCGGTGCCTTCGTTTTGTCTTTTTTGACGGGGCCTGAGGGCAAAGAGGGCAGAGCCATGAAGCTTATCGACAAGATCGTGGAAGACCGTCCGCTGCGCTATGCCTTCGCGGGGCTGGCGGTCCTGCTGATGTTCGGCATGGTGCTGAACTAGCTGAAACCAGCGCGCGCCTGCTGCGTTGATGGAGTCGGGGCTTCACGGTTGTCAGGACCATCAGCCTTCGGACTTTCGAGTCGTCAGGATTTGCAGTCTTCAAAGCCAATCGTGTTCCGGACATGCGTCCGAAGGAGCAGTTCATGCCCTATGCGCTTTTTGTCGAGGACCACCAGATCAGCCGCGCGCTGCCGACCGAGCACGACGTCTGGCACTATGCCGACGACGCCGGCCTTGTGGTGGATTCGCTGATTCAGGATTCGACCGGCAAGCCCGAGCGCGTGCTCGAGCAGGGCTACAGCATCCGCGAAGCCGAGCCGGAAGAAGCCGCGCCGCTGCCGGGGCTGGAGATGCCTAAGCGCGTGGCGTGAGGGGGCGTTAGAAAGTGGAAACTAAGTCTCGCTACAGAAGTCGGGAGCTTATTTCTTCTACCAGCTTGGTGATCTTTTCTTGGCTTTGAGGGCTAAGCTTTTTCAGTTTTAGTGTTCCATCAGAAACCTTGATCCAGAACTGATAGGCTAGCATGGTTTTGGATTTTTGTGCGTCCTTTACGTATTGCGAGTTCTCACATTTGTAAGAAAGCGTAGTGTCATTGAGGACGATACTTTTGAAGTCCGATATATCAAGGATATCTTCAATTCCCTTTCCGCCTATCTTCAGTAGTTTGGATTGTGCAAGAGATTCGTCATCTGCGAACATGTGCCGCTTGATGCTATTATACACTGCACGTCCCGTTGGATCGTCATCAACCGCGACAATAAAATCGAGCCCCCATCCCACAAACATGTTTGCAAGGCTCTCGACGTTGTTCGCTCCTGTCGCAGCAATGAAATGAGCTTCTTTTTCCTCAGAAAGAAGTTTCCAAAACGCCTTCAGGTAGTAGAAGCCGCTCATCTCCTCTAATATGACGTTGTTGTGTTTCTTTATAACGGTTTGCTGTGAAAAGTCGGCACCCATGGCAGTTAGTACTGGCGACAAGGTATCTCTAGAGGCGCCGCCTATTCGGTGTGCGTGAATGATTACTGTTGGCGTATCATCTAAGTCCCCCTCGCGCTGAACTGCGAGTACGCGATACAGTTTGTCATATTCGATCATGTGGGCGCTGTGGGTCGAATACATAATTTGCTTCTTGTCACTCAATCTATTGATTAGTTTTAGGACATCGTCCTGCGCCTTCGCGTGCAAATTAGCGCCTGGTTCGTCCAGCAAAAAAAGCGTTCCGCTGGAATATTCGTCAGAGGATTTAAGCTGTAGATAGAATGAAACAAACCACCGAACACCCGAACTGCGTTGTTTGGGGTAAAGGTGGTTCTGTCCATCAGAAATCCAGAAAACCAGATATGGTTTGCCCGATTTTCCAGAAGCATCTTGTCCGTAAAAGCGTAGATCGCATTTTAAAAGGAGTCTGTCCTTCTTTCCGATGGTCTGACTCCAGAATGTGGTGAAATCTGATGTAACTTTCTGATTGCCGCGATGAAGGATACTTTCGCGGGCTCGTGCATCGCCGTCTATAAGTTCTTGCAGGTTGATGCCGGCTATTTCCAAGTAATTCTCGGCGGCGGTCTCTCCTTCGCCTGAGAGTGTGTAAGAACCGTCCTTGACGACGACATCAATACTGTTCGGAAGCAATCCGGTCTTTTCGTCAAACAGAACAGTTAGAGGGGCTTCAGTATACACGGCATTAGCCACTAACTCAGCTGTTAGCTGAATGATCTTACCTGAATCGTCACCTTCCTCGTCGGAGGTTTTCTCTTCTTCCTCCTCTTCTGGTTTTTCTTTTCTCGGTACTGGTTTACTGGCGGGCCAATTTTTGTTGAGCATTTCCGCCAGCAAGGGATCTTCAATTGAGTCTATATCTTCATAACGCTGATCTTTGTTTGTTGTACTGCGGACCCAGGATTTTGAGAATTCGAGTCGCCCCTTCGTCTTAGTGAGATACTTTTCGAGAGCGTCCAATTGTTCTTTCGGGGAATTTGAGAAAGAGTTCTCTAGTTCATTGAAGCTCGTAATCAATCGGATGATCACGCGGGGCAATGGCTCTCCCGCCCGAACGTCGTCGTCCTCAAGGTTGATGCCGTTGAAGCTCTTTTCGAGCGCAGCCAAAATGGAAGTCTTTCCGCTTTCGTTCTGACCTATGAGGACGGTTGTTCCGTCAGCTGAAAAAGAACACCACCCGCTGTCTTTGATGGAACGGAAATTCAGTATTCGAAAATCTGTAAGCTTCATCTAACGTACCATTTTCCTATGAATAGGATCATTATCCACCCTTTGAGTTCCCAATCCAAGTTCCCCTAGTTTTTTGTTGACTCTTTTCTGTACTGGGCTTATATTCCTATTCATCCCGCCTCACTTGAGGGGCGTGTCCTAGGACGCTTCGATGCGCGGGGCGGGATGCGGCGCCTGCGTGCGCGAGAAGGGACGTCCTTCTCCGCTCCCGGGAGGCCTCGGGTCACCGTCCGGGCTCACTATGGGGCTCTGCCGTTCGCGGCTGGACGTCGGTGAGGACGAAGGCGGCGAAAGCCGGCCGGATCAGGGGTCGATACTTCCCCCATCCTCACCCGGAAGTACGGTCCCGAGGACAGAAATCGCCGCGGCGGAGCGCTGAAAGGCGTTTCGCGGCCAGCCTCTCGTGGCGACACGAAGCCGGCCGCGCACTTAACTACCAAGGCGCGTCTTTCGGCGCTCCTCCTCCCTCTCTTCACTGAGAGGCGGCACACGGTTTGAAGACATCGCTGATTGGGCATCCGCGTTTTTCACGCGGGAAAGCGATCACGCACGGCAAAAATCAGGAAAGGAGACAGGCGTGGGCAAGACAACAAAAGAGGCGGCACAACAGACGACGAAAAACACCGATGACACGCAAGACGAACTCATCGAAATCTCCGACGAGACGCGGGATTATCTTCTGTCCGACGCCGGCATCGCACGCATCATGCGCGGGTTGTCGGACGGTTACGAGAACTGGCGCGATTGTCCGGTGAAGCGTTGTCGCCGTGCGCGCCGTTGCCTGGGACCAGACATGGTGTGTCAGCTCAAAGAGCCGCGGCTCAATGCGCCACGTGAGGAAATCGCGGACGTCAACGATCGCATGCGACAGATCGCCCTGCGGCGGCTGGAACGGCTCGGTGTCTGGTGACGGGCTGCATGACCATGGGCGCGCTGTGGCGCGCCTCAACGGATGTCGAGAATTTCAAGTTCGTGCTCGCCGGCGCGCACGGTGTCGCCGACGCTCTTGCCGAACAGCGCGCGCGCCAAGGGCGCCACATGGGACAGCGTGCCCTTGGCGGGATCGGCTTCGTCCTCGCCGACGATGCGGAATATCTGCTCGCGGCCGTCGTCGCGCTTAAGCTTCACCGTGTGGCCAAAGCGAATCTGCGAAGTGTCCTCATTGGGCGCGACCACATGCGCGGTCCCGCGCCGCGCGTCCCAGTAGCGCATATCGCGCGAGGCGCTGGCGATGGCGTCGCGGTCGTGCGCCGCCTGTGCCGCCGCAAGCGCTTCCTGCGCGCGCGCCAACTCGGCCTCGATCATCGCGAGCCCTTGCGCCGTCACGTCGTTCGGGTGCTCCGGGATCACGCGGGCCGGCAGGTCGATGACGCTGTCGGCATCCTGGTCCTTGACGAAAGCTCTGCTCATGGGACCTCATATATGGCCAGTGGTTGCGATTTTAAGCCGCGCCACCTTGACGCAACTTGCGGACGGCCTGCTCGTTCCTATGTAGGGGAGCTTGCGCGAAACAATTTCCTGCGCAAAGGGACAATGGAGCCGACGCCACCATGACGAGCGCCAAAATGACCGACGACATCTTCGACCGCACGGCGAGCCGTCGCAGCGGTACCAAGCGGCCGCCGATCATCGATCAGGACGGCAACGAGGTGCATCCCGGCGGCTTCGGCGGGCGCGGGCCGTTCGACGCTGGCGCCCGCACGTCCGGCTTCGAGTTTCAGGGCGCGGATTTCCAGAGCGCGCTCGGCGGGATCTCGTTCGGCCCCAATTCTTTCTTTGGTGTCATGACGCGCGAGCAGCGCTTCGCGCGGATCGATGCGCTGTCGAAGCTGCTCGACGTCGCCTTCGTCGTGCCGGGCACCAAGATTCGCTACGGCATCGACGGCCTGATCGGCCTCGTGCCGATCTTCGGCGATATTCTAACCACGGCGATCTCGCTGTGGATCGTGCGCGAGGCGAGGGCGCTCGGCGCGCCGAAGTATCTGGTGGCGCGGATGCTGGGCAATGTCGCGGTGGACGGCGTGGTAGGGCTGGTGCCGTTCGCCGGCGACGCCTTCGACGTCATGTTCCGCGCCAATGTGCGCAACATGCGGATGCTCAAGCGCTGGATGGACAAGCAGCCAAGGAGTGCTTGAGACGTGAGAACCGGCGCGATGAAAAGATCAGCCGGTTCGCGATCAGCCCGTCGCAGTCTGCTTTTCTTCCTCGGGCGCAGCCACAGGCTCCGGCCGGTTGCGTTCGAGCGGAAACGCTTCGCTTTCATACAGCGTGCGGATGCCGCTCTGGTCGAAGCGGGCCTCGTCCACCTGGAGGTACGCGCCGTTCAGACTGTCGGCGGGAAGTTGCTCGATGGCGAACTGCACGGCCTCGGCTGCGGTC is from Afipia massiliensis and encodes:
- a CDS encoding ATP-dependent nuclease codes for the protein MKLTDFRILNFRSIKDSGWCSFSADGTTVLIGQNESGKTSILAALEKSFNGINLEDDDVRAGEPLPRVIIRLITSFNELENSFSNSPKEQLDALEKYLTKTKGRLEFSKSWVRSTTNKDQRYEDIDSIEDPLLAEMLNKNWPASKPVPRKEKPEEEEEEKTSDEEGDDSGKIIQLTAELVANAVYTEAPLTVLFDEKTGLLPNSIDVVVKDGSYTLSGEGETAAENYLEIAGINLQELIDGDARARESILHRGNQKVTSDFTTFWSQTIGKKDRLLLKCDLRFYGQDASGKSGKPYLVFWISDGQNHLYPKQRSSGVRWFVSFYLQLKSSDEYSSGTLFLLDEPGANLHAKAQDDVLKLINRLSDKKQIMYSTHSAHMIEYDKLYRVLAVQREGDLDDTPTVIIHAHRIGGASRDTLSPVLTAMGADFSQQTVIKKHNNVILEEMSGFYYLKAFWKLLSEEKEAHFIAATGANNVESLANMFVGWGLDFIVAVDDDPTGRAVYNSIKRHMFADDESLAQSKLLKIGGKGIEDILDISDFKSIVLNDTTLSYKCENSQYVKDAQKSKTMLAYQFWIKVSDGTLKLKKLSPQSQEKITKLVEEISSRLL
- the greA gene encoding transcription elongation factor GreA encodes the protein MSRAFVKDQDADSVIDLPARVIPEHPNDVTAQGLAMIEAELARAQEALAAAQAAHDRDAIASASRDMRYWDARRGTAHVVAPNEDTSQIRFGHTVKLKRDDGREQIFRIVGEDEADPAKGTLSHVAPLARALFGKSVGDTVRAGEHELEILDIR
- a CDS encoding DUF4112 domain-containing protein, with amino-acid sequence MTSAKMTDDIFDRTASRRSGTKRPPIIDQDGNEVHPGGFGGRGPFDAGARTSGFEFQGADFQSALGGISFGPNSFFGVMTREQRFARIDALSKLLDVAFVVPGTKIRYGIDGLIGLVPIFGDILTTAISLWIVREARALGAPKYLVARMLGNVAVDGVVGLVPFAGDAFDVMFRANVRNMRMLKRWMDKQPRSA